The Methanomicrobiales archaeon HGW-Methanomicrobiales-1 genome includes a region encoding these proteins:
- a CDS encoding UbiD family decarboxylase, producing the protein MREFIEKMRNKGLVIDVKEPVSTDLQAAKMASTTDKLLFFHNIEGKRAVMNLTASRTSLSLALGIDEKLIVRTLADAKFDGRVVEASPLKMEKPDLTRIPIMHHFPKDAGKYFTSAIVFSRWDGVENASIHRMQVLDDHRVAARLVEGRHTHVMLKKALAKGEKLPIAITIGTHPAVTFASCTRVPTAMELPFAAELMGGELKVHRCSNGVLVPDAEIVLEGFITGDLTEEGPFVDITGTYDPIRMQHIIEFTGMYTKPDCIYHGILPGGDEHKILMGCPYEPKIYKAVAGVTEVRDVVLTKGGCGYLHAVIQIKKSTQGDAKNAIMAAFAAHTSLKHVVVVDEDINPNDPLDVEYAIATRVRGDLDVMVITGVRGSSLDPCQLEDGTNVKIGVDATMVLGREADFSRATW; encoded by the coding sequence ATGCGTGAATTTATAGAAAAGATGCGAAACAAGGGGCTTGTTATCGATGTAAAGGAGCCCGTATCTACCGATCTGCAGGCTGCAAAGATGGCGAGTACTACGGACAAACTCCTTTTCTTCCATAATATCGAGGGCAAACGTGCGGTGATGAACCTCACCGCCAGCCGGACCTCACTCTCTCTTGCTCTTGGCATTGACGAAAAACTGATTGTCAGAACACTTGCTGATGCAAAATTCGATGGCAGGGTTGTCGAGGCCTCACCGCTGAAGATGGAAAAGCCCGACCTCACCCGCATCCCCATCATGCACCATTTCCCGAAAGATGCGGGAAAATATTTCACGTCTGCGATCGTCTTCTCCCGCTGGGACGGCGTGGAGAATGCATCGATCCACCGGATGCAGGTGCTTGACGATCACCGGGTAGCGGCCCGGCTCGTGGAAGGCCGGCACACGCACGTGATGCTCAAAAAGGCGCTGGCAAAGGGAGAGAAACTCCCCATTGCTATCACGATTGGGACGCACCCGGCCGTTACGTTTGCAAGCTGCACGAGAGTGCCAACAGCGATGGAACTCCCGTTTGCCGCAGAACTGATGGGAGGAGAATTGAAGGTGCACCGGTGCAGTAATGGGGTACTGGTCCCTGACGCAGAGATTGTGCTGGAAGGGTTTATCACGGGAGATCTCACCGAGGAAGGGCCGTTTGTCGATATCACCGGGACCTATGACCCGATCCGGATGCAGCATATCATAGAGTTCACCGGCATGTACACAAAGCCGGACTGCATCTACCACGGCATCCTTCCCGGTGGCGACGAGCACAAAATCCTGATGGGCTGCCCGTATGAGCCGAAGATTTACAAGGCAGTAGCGGGAGTGACTGAGGTGCGGGACGTTGTCCTCACGAAAGGGGGGTGCGGGTACCTCCACGCGGTGATACAGATAAAGAAGAGCACGCAGGGTGATGCGAAAAACGCGATCATGGCCGCGTTTGCTGCCCACACTTCGCTCAAGCACGTGGTGGTCGTGGACGAGGATATCAATCCCAATGATCCTCTCGATGTGGAATATGCGATTGCGACCCGGGTCCGGGGCGACCTCGATGTGATGGTCATTACCGGTGTCCGGGGCTCGTCGCTCGATCCCTGCCAGCTCGAAGATGGCACCAACGTGAAAATCGGTGTGGATGCAACAATGGTGCTCGGGCGCGAGGCGGACTTCTCGCGTGCCACCTGGTGA
- a CDS encoding aromatic acid decarboxylase has translation MKKEYVVGVTGASGACYARRLLEVLCRDAHVHLIVSDIAQQIATHEGISFEGLNATVHHIDKMGASIASGSHKIDGMVVIPCSAKTLSAIATGYADNLITRTADVCLKEGRKCILVTRETPLSKIHLKNMLAAEDAGALIMPACPAFYHHPKTIDDLVDMVVARVLDHLEVEHTLAQRWSGYDA, from the coding sequence ATGAAAAAAGAGTATGTTGTCGGAGTGACGGGGGCAAGCGGGGCCTGCTATGCCCGCCGCCTGCTTGAGGTGCTGTGCCGGGATGCGCATGTCCATCTCATTGTCTCGGATATTGCGCAGCAGATCGCCACCCACGAGGGTATCTCTTTTGAAGGGCTCAATGCAACCGTCCATCACATCGATAAGATGGGGGCATCGATTGCAAGCGGCTCCCACAAAATTGATGGGATGGTAGTAATCCCCTGCAGTGCCAAGACGCTTTCGGCGATCGCGACCGGGTATGCCGACAACCTGATCACCCGGACTGCGGATGTCTGCTTAAAAGAGGGCCGGAAATGCATTCTGGTCACCCGGGAAACCCCGCTTTCTAAAATTCACTTAAAGAATATGCTTGCTGCCGAGGATGCCGGGGCACTGATCATGCCCGCCTGCCCTGCCTTCTACCACCACCCGAAGACGATCGATGACCTGGTGGATATGGTCGTAGCCCGTGTACTCGATCACCTTGAGGTGGAACATACGCTTGCACAACGCTGGAGTGGTTATGATGCGTGA
- a CDS encoding phosphohydrolase: MSLKIIKDPIHGYVEVEEFALALLDSPALQRLRYIKQLGFSFLVYPGANHTRFEHSLGTMFLADVACRRFELSDPERTLVVAAALLHDIGHGPFSHASEPLMEEFLHRTHDDIELVVEDQVGDLLRASDIDPDELCSVVKGKHPLSGIIHGDLDVDRMDYLLRDAYYTGAPYGTVDAQRLIRYLIRTPEGTVLDENGVNAAESLLIARTLMRPSVYYHHVSRIGECMFQLAVLEHLTGATAADAQKILSMDDPECMHTLQTSEKPVARDLAARLYQRRLYKRALSVGSDQVNIVTFQEGVPIEKCRDFATRIAELAGVQPQEVLVDIPSIPSEMSLGVRVKNRHAIVDFEEFSPRVRTLNATRREQWRLGVYTLPGQQERVADAACEVLHIKKPTRQDTLF, from the coding sequence GTGAGTTTGAAGATCATCAAAGACCCGATCCATGGCTATGTGGAAGTGGAAGAGTTTGCGCTTGCCCTGCTGGATTCCCCGGCCCTGCAGCGCCTCCGCTACATCAAGCAACTCGGGTTTTCATTTCTGGTGTATCCGGGTGCAAACCACACGCGGTTCGAGCACTCGCTGGGCACTATGTTTCTTGCCGATGTTGCCTGCCGGCGGTTCGAACTATCCGATCCCGAGCGCACGCTGGTTGTCGCCGCTGCACTTCTCCATGATATCGGGCACGGTCCGTTCTCCCATGCAAGCGAACCCCTGATGGAAGAGTTTCTGCACCGTACCCATGATGATATCGAGCTGGTTGTCGAGGACCAGGTGGGAGATCTGCTCCGCGCCTCGGATATTGATCCCGATGAACTCTGTTCGGTGGTGAAAGGAAAACACCCGCTGTCCGGTATTATCCATGGCGATCTCGATGTTGACCGGATGGATTACCTGCTCCGGGATGCGTATTACACCGGTGCCCCGTATGGTACGGTTGATGCCCAGCGTCTTATCCGGTACCTGATCCGGACACCTGAGGGGACGGTGCTCGATGAGAACGGTGTGAATGCGGCCGAGTCCCTGCTCATTGCCCGCACGCTGATGCGACCGTCCGTTTATTACCACCACGTGAGCCGGATCGGGGAATGTATGTTCCAGCTTGCCGTTCTCGAACATCTCACCGGTGCAACAGCTGCCGATGCACAAAAAATACTGAGTATGGATGATCCGGAGTGCATGCATACGTTACAAACCTCAGAAAAACCCGTGGCACGGGATCTTGCGGCACGATTGTACCAACGCCGGCTCTACAAGCGAGCCCTTTCCGTCGGGAGTGACCAGGTCAATATAGTTACATTCCAAGAAGGGGTGCCGATCGAAAAATGCAGGGATTTTGCCACCCGGATAGCTGAACTGGCCGGTGTCCAGCCCCAAGAAGTGCTGGTAGACATCCCCTCGATCCCGAGCGAGATGTCACTGGGTGTCCGGGTGAAGAACCGGCATGCAATCGTGGATTTCGAAGAGTTTTCTCCCCGTGTACGGACGCTTAATGCCACCCGGCGCGAACAGTGGCGTCTCGGTGTTTACACGCTTCCGGGGCAGCAGGAACGTGTTGCCGATGCTGCCTGCGAAGTCCTGCACATCAAAAAACCAACCCGGCAGGACACGTTGTTTTAG
- a CDS encoding 2-phospho-L-lactate transferase — MITFLSGGTGTPKLLRGMQKVMDRHEISVIVNTAEDIWISGNHISPDVDTVMYLFAGILNTDTWWGVRNDTFITHDEITRLGVDEFIAIGDRDRAVHVARGEMMRNGMRLTNATKILCDRFGVRENVLPMTDTEVTTQVQTDLGLIHFQEYWIRAKGKIEIQKVVRNFNEPPVATEEGLAAIEASEAVVIGPSNPITSILPILACEGMRNALKDKFVIAVSPFIGNEPISGPAGALMKAAGYEPSSIGTFNCYGGLTDLFIQDIRDPVEVNNAVRFDTLMTDEDKSVALAREILGMVKKG, encoded by the coding sequence ATGATTACCTTCCTTTCGGGCGGGACTGGCACCCCGAAACTCCTGCGGGGCATGCAGAAAGTGATGGACCGGCACGAGATTTCGGTTATTGTCAATACGGCAGAAGACATCTGGATCTCGGGAAACCACATCTCACCGGATGTTGACACCGTCATGTATCTCTTTGCCGGCATCCTCAACACCGATACGTGGTGGGGGGTCAGGAATGACACGTTCATCACCCACGATGAGATCACACGGCTGGGTGTCGATGAGTTTATCGCGATCGGCGACCGGGACCGGGCAGTGCATGTTGCCCGGGGCGAGATGATGCGAAACGGGATGCGCCTGACCAATGCAACAAAAATCCTCTGCGACCGTTTCGGGGTCCGGGAAAATGTGTTGCCCATGACCGATACCGAAGTGACGACCCAGGTCCAGACCGATCTCGGTCTCATTCATTTCCAGGAGTACTGGATCCGGGCAAAGGGTAAGATCGAGATCCAGAAAGTTGTGCGGAATTTTAATGAGCCCCCGGTGGCTACTGAAGAAGGACTGGCGGCAATCGAAGCGAGCGAAGCGGTCGTGATCGGCCCTTCCAATCCAATCACGAGCATCCTGCCCATCCTTGCCTGTGAAGGAATGAGAAACGCCCTCAAGGATAAATTCGTGATCGCGGTGAGTCCGTTCATCGGAAACGAACCGATCAGCGGCCCGGCGGGTGCCCTCATGAAAGCAGCGGGATACGAACCGAGCTCAATCGGCACGTTCAACTGTTACGGGGGGCTGACCGATCTTTTCATACAGGATATCCGCGATCCGGTCGAAGTAAACAACGCGGTCAGGTTTGACACCCTGATGACTGACGAGGATAAGAGCGTTGCCCTGGCACGTGAGATCCTTGGCATGGTGAAAAAAGGTTGA
- a CDS encoding PBS lyase, which translates to MSIIKKFLNMFKSGKSEEEEQARRLAQKERYDNFLNALTDGDLDTRWSAVRSVGDLGEPFIEPLIRGLKDEYWIIRRGSADTLGKIGAPAVAPLINALDETSDDVRQETIRALQLIGEPSVGPLMQAAKHTHPLIRRGAVQALGVMGETRAVGHLIESLKDADPYVRHEGAVALGRIGDPRAVGPLIDSLNDAREHVRMAAMATLCSLGEPAIEPLIRALIDPNDDVQRRAGLALVTIGEPSVDPLIKALGDQNPGIRKGAAEVLGQIGNTRAISPIIGALDDPERPVRIEVVKSLAALGVPAIAPLMQIFRESDIRMRTGAMEALWMLGQPATTPLIMVLKDGQSDVRRRAVLLLGEIGDQKAVDHITGLLSDENVSVRREAFEALEMIKKRTAQ; encoded by the coding sequence ATGAGTATTATAAAGAAATTCCTCAATATGTTCAAATCAGGAAAGAGTGAGGAGGAAGAGCAGGCGCGTCGCCTTGCACAAAAGGAGCGCTACGATAATTTCCTCAATGCTCTTACGGATGGTGACCTTGATACACGCTGGAGTGCCGTTCGATCCGTCGGGGATCTCGGTGAGCCATTTATCGAACCGCTCATCCGCGGCCTGAAAGACGAGTACTGGATCATCAGGCGCGGATCGGCAGATACACTCGGCAAGATCGGTGCTCCTGCGGTAGCGCCCCTCATCAATGCACTCGATGAAACTTCGGACGATGTACGCCAGGAGACTATCCGGGCACTCCAGTTAATCGGCGAGCCATCCGTTGGCCCCCTGATGCAGGCAGCAAAGCACACCCACCCGCTCATCCGCCGGGGTGCCGTGCAGGCACTGGGTGTCATGGGTGAGACGCGGGCTGTCGGCCACCTTATTGAATCATTAAAAGATGCAGATCCTTATGTCCGTCACGAGGGTGCAGTAGCACTCGGCCGCATAGGCGATCCCCGGGCAGTCGGTCCTTTGATCGACAGCCTCAACGATGCAAGGGAGCATGTCAGGATGGCAGCGATGGCAACACTCTGCTCACTGGGAGAGCCTGCCATTGAACCGCTCATACGGGCACTCATTGATCCCAATGATGATGTTCAGCGCCGGGCGGGACTCGCGCTGGTTACCATCGGGGAACCCTCCGTAGATCCACTGATCAAGGCGCTTGGCGACCAGAACCCCGGTATCCGCAAGGGCGCTGCAGAAGTGCTCGGCCAGATCGGCAATACCCGGGCGATCTCTCCCATCATCGGGGCTCTTGATGATCCGGAGCGGCCGGTTCGCATAGAAGTTGTCAAGTCGCTGGCAGCACTCGGCGTGCCTGCTATCGCACCGCTCATGCAGATCTTCCGCGAGAGTGATATCCGGATGCGGACCGGTGCCATGGAGGCACTCTGGATGCTCGGCCAGCCGGCAACCACTCCCCTCATCATGGTCTTAAAAGACGGCCAGAGCGATGTCCGCAGGCGTGCGGTACTCCTTCTTGGCGAGATTGGCGACCAGAAGGCAGTAGATCACATCACCGGCCTCCTGTCCGATGAAAATGTGTCGGTGCGCCGGGAAGCGTTCGAAGCGCTCGAAATGATCAAGAAACGAACTGCACAATAA
- a CDS encoding nucleoside deaminase: MDQFMQEAIEEAKKGLAEGGIPIGSVLVRENTIIGRGHNRRVQEGDPIIHAEIDCLRKAGRIGTYRDSVLYSTLMPCYLCAGAAVQFGIKKVIVGESRNFAGARAFMEEHNIEVIDLDLDECATMMQEFIAQNPLLWNEDIGEL, translated from the coding sequence ATGGATCAGTTCATGCAGGAAGCGATTGAAGAAGCAAAGAAAGGGCTTGCAGAAGGGGGCATTCCCATCGGTTCGGTCCTGGTGCGGGAAAATACGATTATCGGCAGGGGGCATAACCGACGGGTGCAGGAAGGAGATCCGATCATCCATGCAGAGATCGACTGCCTGCGTAAAGCCGGGCGGATCGGGACGTACCGGGATTCCGTGCTTTATTCCACGCTCATGCCCTGCTATCTCTGTGCGGGTGCCGCCGTCCAGTTCGGCATAAAAAAAGTCATTGTGGGCGAATCGCGGAATTTTGCCGGCGCCCGTGCCTTTATGGAAGAGCATAATATCGAAGTGATCGATCTGGATCTTGACGAATGTGCCACAATGATGCAGGAGTTCATTGCGCAGAACCCCCTGCTCTGGAACGAGGATATCGGCGAACTATAA
- a CDS encoding iron-sulfur protein, which translates to MKIIGINASPKGEKSQTRRLVMAVLEGARQSGADVTFVDICGLEIKYCTACGTCYAKGECIHDDDFPALLEKLQDADGIVLGSPNYINQVTAQLKTMLDRMADVVHCQSLSGKYGCSVCTAGGSYADEVADYMNMALLHFGATTIGKVSVLVGADPNAIVGGEKQAKELGRKLADAIKTKLNDPAQEKIHLERKEYFKRMVSFNKDLWKHEYDYWKGLGELK; encoded by the coding sequence ATGAAGATTATCGGCATCAACGCGAGCCCGAAAGGGGAGAAGAGCCAGACCCGCAGGCTGGTTATGGCAGTCCTTGAGGGAGCACGGCAGAGTGGGGCAGATGTCACGTTTGTGGATATCTGTGGCCTTGAGATCAAGTACTGCACGGCATGCGGTACCTGTTACGCGAAAGGCGAGTGCATTCATGACGACGATTTCCCGGCGCTGCTTGAAAAGTTACAGGATGCCGATGGCATCGTACTTGGCTCGCCGAATTACATCAACCAGGTCACTGCTCAGCTCAAGACGATGCTCGACCGTATGGCAGATGTGGTTCATTGCCAGTCTCTCTCCGGCAAGTACGGTTGTTCGGTCTGCACAGCGGGCGGTTCGTATGCGGATGAGGTAGCGGATTACATGAACATGGCCCTTCTCCATTTCGGAGCAACGACCATAGGAAAAGTCAGCGTCCTTGTGGGGGCTGATCCGAATGCGATCGTGGGCGGGGAGAAACAGGCAAAGGAACTGGGACGGAAACTGGCCGATGCGATCAAAACGAAGTTAAATGATCCGGCACAGGAGAAGATCCATCTTGAGCGTAAGGAATATTTCAAACGGATGGTATCGTTCAACAAGGATCTCTGGAAGCATGAGTACGATTACTGGAAAGGGTTAGGGGAACTGAAATAA
- a CDS encoding cupin domain-containing protein, with product MIIRDIADFSHEQVIDRSLLCELLHPDKVTGADGLACSVAHAIIPPGESTLPHTLEKSTELYYILEGTGEMHIGPETAAVRQGQIILIPPHARQWIRNTGRDNLVFLCIVSPKWQAADEKLVA from the coding sequence ATGATCATCCGCGATATAGCCGATTTCTCCCATGAACAGGTCATCGACCGCTCACTCCTCTGCGAACTGCTGCATCCCGACAAAGTGACCGGGGCAGATGGTCTTGCATGCAGCGTTGCCCATGCCATCATCCCGCCCGGGGAGTCCACGCTCCCTCACACATTGGAAAAATCAACGGAACTCTATTACATTCTTGAGGGAACAGGTGAGATGCACATCGGCCCTGAAACCGCAGCAGTGAGACAGGGCCAGATCATCCTGATCCCACCCCACGCCCGCCAGTGGATCCGGAATACCGGCAGGGATAATCTTGTATTTCTCTGCATAGTCTCACCCAAATGGCAGGCAGCAGATGAGAAACTTGTAGCATAA
- a CDS encoding crossover junction endodeoxyribonuclease RuvC, whose amino-acid sequence MIVIGIDPGVARLGYGVIRVDKGVITPICYGCIETKAGRRQAERLLEIFTEINALFARYPPDFLAMEKLFFSKNVTSAMSVSEVRGVILLAAEQHNLPVEEYTPNQIKQAMTGSGRADKAQVQEMIKRLLHLDEIPKPDDAADGLSIALCHIHIMR is encoded by the coding sequence ATGATAGTCATCGGTATTGATCCCGGCGTTGCGCGGCTCGGTTATGGCGTGATACGGGTTGACAAAGGAGTGATAACCCCCATCTGCTACGGGTGTATCGAAACAAAGGCAGGCCGGCGACAGGCGGAACGGCTGCTCGAAATTTTCACCGAGATTAACGCACTTTTTGCCCGGTATCCGCCGGATTTCCTGGCCATGGAAAAACTCTTTTTTTCCAAAAATGTCACGTCAGCTATGAGCGTGAGCGAGGTGCGGGGAGTGATACTCCTTGCCGCAGAGCAGCACAATCTCCCGGTCGAAGAGTACACCCCGAACCAGATCAAACAGGCGATGACCGGATCCGGGCGGGCGGACAAGGCACAGGTGCAGGAGATGATCAAACGCCTGCTCCATCTCGATGAGATTCCCAAGCCGGACGATGCGGCCGATGGTCTTTCGATTGCCTTATGTCATATCCACATCATGAGATAG
- a CDS encoding Holliday junction branch migration protein RuvA, producing the protein MIAYLYGEPAETGDRWVVLDVNGIGYRVNVPGPEVQEIAGRKGKVKLFTHMAVREDAITLYGFLHPSGREIFSILIGVSGIGPQTALNILSQITIEDFAMAILSEDEKSLTRVSGIGSKGAKRLILELRDKIKKVRDSLPKAGTGKGENLIHDAASALISLGFAEKDSYDAVKISAAGLKEPSIQTLIKAALVKLKEH; encoded by the coding sequence ATGATCGCGTATCTGTACGGTGAACCGGCCGAGACCGGGGACCGGTGGGTGGTACTGGATGTCAACGGTATCGGGTACCGCGTGAATGTTCCCGGTCCCGAAGTTCAGGAGATCGCGGGCCGCAAAGGGAAAGTAAAACTCTTCACGCATATGGCCGTGCGGGAAGATGCTATCACTCTCTACGGTTTCCTTCACCCGAGCGGGCGCGAGATTTTTTCCATCCTTATCGGGGTCTCCGGTATCGGCCCTCAGACGGCGCTCAATATCCTCTCCCAGATAACGATCGAAGACTTTGCCATGGCCATCCTCTCGGAAGACGAGAAGAGCCTGACCCGGGTCTCGGGAATCGGCAGCAAGGGCGCAAAGCGACTCATCCTTGAACTCCGGGACAAGATCAAAAAAGTACGCGATTCCCTGCCAAAAGCGGGAACCGGAAAAGGAGAGAACCTTATCCACGATGCAGCCAGTGCGCTGATCTCGCTGGGCTTTGCCGAGAAAGACTCGTACGATGCGGTCAAGATTTCCGCCGCAGGATTGAAAGAACCGTCCATCCAGACCCTGATCAAGGCGGCACTGGTAAAACTCAAAGAACACTGA
- a CDS encoding Holliday junction branch migration DNA helicase RuvB codes for MSERIISPEPLPDEGEELTLRPASLDAFIGQTQVKETLKIAIEAAQRRGEPIDHILFSGPPGLGKTTLAYIIAHEMGAAIRTTTGPVLEKPGDVAALATALKNGDVLFIDEIHRMNPVVEEILYPAMEDFFIDVMIGEGPSARSIKLELEHFTLIGATTRQGLLSSPFRDRFGIIIRLNLYSPAELVEIITRSAGILKIPITPDGAAAIAQRSRGTPRIGNRLLRRVRDFAVVKGDGTITAEIATSALSLMQIDDLGLDDLDRRILSVIAEDFNGGPVGAKTIAISVGEETRTIEEVYEPYLIQIGFLKRTSQGRQTTPAAQRHLKNPQKTLF; via the coding sequence ATGAGCGAACGGATCATTTCTCCCGAACCCCTGCCGGATGAAGGCGAAGAGCTCACGCTCCGCCCGGCCTCGCTCGACGCGTTCATCGGGCAGACACAGGTCAAAGAGACCCTGAAGATCGCAATCGAAGCGGCACAGCGCCGGGGCGAACCGATCGATCATATCCTGTTCTCGGGACCGCCGGGGCTGGGAAAGACTACGCTCGCCTATATCATTGCGCACGAGATGGGCGCAGCGATCAGGACAACGACCGGCCCGGTGCTGGAAAAGCCCGGCGATGTTGCAGCACTGGCTACGGCGCTCAAAAACGGGGACGTGCTCTTCATCGATGAGATTCATCGCATGAACCCGGTGGTTGAGGAGATTCTTTACCCCGCGATGGAGGATTTTTTCATCGATGTGATGATCGGTGAGGGTCCGAGCGCCCGCTCGATCAAACTCGAGCTCGAACATTTCACGCTGATCGGCGCAACCACCCGGCAGGGCCTGTTGAGTTCGCCCTTCCGGGACCGGTTTGGCATTATCATCCGCTTAAACCTGTATTCCCCGGCAGAACTTGTCGAGATCATCACCCGGAGCGCCGGCATCCTCAAAATTCCCATCACCCCGGACGGCGCTGCTGCAATCGCCCAGCGAAGCAGGGGCACCCCGCGGATCGGCAACCGTCTGTTACGGAGAGTGCGGGACTTTGCCGTGGTAAAGGGAGATGGCACCATCACGGCAGAGATCGCAACAAGCGCTCTCTCCCTCATGCAGATCGACGATCTCGGGCTGGATGATCTCGACCGGCGCATCCTGTCAGTCATTGCCGAGGATTTCAATGGAGGGCCGGTCGGGGCAAAGACCATTGCCATATCGGTAGGAGAAGAGACACGGACGATCGAAGAGGTATACGAACCGTACCTCATCCAGATCGGTTTTTTAAAAAGGACATCGCAGGGCAGGCAGACTACGCCGGCTGCGCAACGGCACCTGAAAAATCCCCAGAAAACGCTGTTCTGA
- a CDS encoding aspartate--tRNA(Asn) ligase has translation MRIPIQSVTPETGHAEVCGFVHEVRDLGGLAFFLIRDRTGILQVTIPKKKVSEAVLAAAKAVSRESVVRISGQVKAVDKAPGGRELVPETFEIISLAESPLPLDVSEKVLAELDTRLDGRFLDVRRPRVAAVFAIRSAAMHAINDYFHKEGFISITTPKIVAAATEGGTELFPIAYFDKEAYLNQSPQLFKQMMMAAGLEKVYEIGPIFRAEEHNTTKHLNEATSIDIEVSYADHIEVMRILEDVLIKTYEYVDKTCSDHLANMDITDFAVPKGPFPRLPYSEAIEIAKKKIEDPIKYGDDIGSAAERAIGAEMGGHYFIVDWPTEIRPYYAMPYENDPTICKAFDLMHPRMELSSGAQRVHNHDQLVQQIAKKGLNPESFDFYLKPFRYGMPPHAGWGLGADRLVMTMLGLSNVREAVLFPRDMHRLVP, from the coding sequence ATGCGTATACCCATACAGTCAGTCACACCGGAAACCGGGCACGCGGAAGTCTGCGGGTTTGTCCATGAGGTCAGGGACCTCGGCGGCCTTGCCTTCTTTTTGATCCGCGACCGGACCGGCATCCTGCAGGTGACCATTCCGAAGAAGAAAGTGAGCGAAGCAGTCCTTGCCGCGGCAAAAGCTGTTTCCCGCGAATCCGTAGTACGGATCAGCGGTCAGGTCAAGGCCGTGGACAAAGCACCCGGCGGGCGCGAGCTCGTGCCGGAGACATTTGAGATCATCAGCCTTGCCGAGTCCCCGCTGCCGCTCGATGTCTCGGAGAAGGTCCTGGCAGAACTCGACACCCGGCTCGATGGCCGCTTCCTTGACGTGCGGCGACCCCGCGTTGCCGCCGTCTTTGCGATCCGCAGCGCCGCCATGCACGCGATCAATGATTACTTCCACAAAGAAGGGTTCATCTCGATCACGACCCCCAAGATCGTGGCCGCTGCAACCGAAGGTGGCACCGAACTCTTCCCGATCGCGTACTTCGATAAGGAAGCCTACCTCAACCAGAGCCCGCAGCTCTTCAAACAGATGATGATGGCTGCCGGCCTTGAGAAGGTGTACGAGATCGGGCCGATCTTCCGGGCCGAGGAGCACAACACCACCAAGCACCTCAACGAGGCAACGAGCATCGATATCGAAGTCTCGTACGCGGATCACATCGAAGTGATGCGCATCCTCGAAGATGTCCTGATAAAAACCTACGAATACGTGGACAAGACCTGCTCCGACCATCTCGCGAACATGGATATCACGGACTTTGCGGTGCCCAAGGGCCCGTTCCCCCGCCTACCCTACAGCGAAGCGATCGAGATCGCAAAGAAAAAGATCGAAGACCCGATCAAGTATGGCGACGACATCGGCAGCGCTGCCGAGCGGGCGATCGGTGCCGAGATGGGTGGTCACTACTTTATCGTGGACTGGCCCACCGAGATCCGGCCGTACTATGCGATGCCCTACGAGAACGATCCCACCATCTGCAAGGCGTTCGATCTCATGCACCCGAGGATGGAACTCTCCAGCGGTGCCCAGAGGGTCCACAACCACGACCAGCTCGTGCAGCAGATCGCAAAGAAGGGCCTCAACCCTGAGAGCTTTGACTTCTATCTCAAGCCGTTCCGGTACGGCATGCCCCCCCACGCAGGCTGGGGACTGGGCGCAGACCGGCTCGTGATGACGATGCTGGGGCTGTCCAATGTCCGGGAAGCCGTTCTCTTCCCCCGCGATATGCACCGGCTCGTGCCATAA